In a genomic window of Bacillota bacterium:
- a CDS encoding PRC-barrel domain-containing protein, with the protein MVRSRRLLGLPVIDIENGRSVGRVSRIVLDPRARRVSAFVVASGRWPAEDHVLEWGHARGVGQAAITVRGSHLLARPAALPELQPLLRRPLRLYGTRVLTEDGEFLGTVEELIIDAQSGEVTQIILSPNGLAQRLRGHPTLEADAVLVMGEDAMVVRAGTRAQPPRSARPNGTAAPAGAQGQAGHPPGPATAGDGSHSRQAPDPGSASGSHVGGRLQYAARQTWQALRRLAAERRPPRDGVQ; encoded by the coding sequence ATGGTGCGAAGCCGGCGCCTGCTGGGACTTCCCGTCATCGATATCGAGAACGGCCGCTCCGTGGGCAGGGTGAGCCGGATCGTCCTGGACCCGAGGGCCAGGCGGGTCTCGGCCTTCGTGGTCGCCTCAGGGCGCTGGCCGGCCGAGGATCACGTCCTGGAGTGGGGCCACGCCCGGGGCGTAGGGCAGGCTGCCATTACTGTTCGCGGCAGCCACCTGCTGGCACGGCCCGCTGCCCTCCCGGAACTCCAGCCCCTGCTTCGCCGGCCCCTGCGGCTGTACGGCACCCGGGTGCTGACCGAGGACGGCGAGTTCCTGGGAACGGTGGAGGAACTCATCATTGACGCCCAGTCGGGCGAGGTCACGCAGATCATCCTGTCGCCGAACGGCCTGGCACAGCGGCTCCGGGGGCACCCCACGCTGGAAGCCGACGCGGTTCTCGTGATGGGCGAGGACGCCATGGTGGTGCGGGCCGGCACCCGCGCCCAGCCGCCGCGTTCTGCCCGGCCGAACGGCACGGCCGCGCCGGCCGGCGCCCAAGGTCAGGCCGGCCACCCGCCTGGTCCGGCAACCGCCGGCGATGGTTCCCACAGCCGGCAGGCGCCCGACCCCGGGTCAGCGTCGGGCTCTCACGTGGGAGGCCGGCTCCAGTACGCCGCCCGGCAGACCTGGCAGGCCCTGCGCCGCCTGGCCGCCGAGCGCCGCCCGCCGAGGGACGGCGTCCAGTAG
- the rlmD gene encoding 23S rRNA (uracil(1939)-C(5))-methyltransferase RlmD, translating to MTQPGAAAPAGAPREGQRTQLDVEGLDPNGDGVARTADNFVVFVEGGLPGDRVEAEITHRARRFARARLSRLVRPSPHRVAVPCAVAEECGGCPLMGLAYPAQLDARRKLVVDALERIGGVREAAGLVRPVRGMARPWEYRNKAQYPVARDASGRLAIGFYRRRSHEVVPALDCRVQHPTNVRLAAAARDALEELGLAPYDESTGRGLVRHVTARVSRATGEGLLVVVTAGEPLPAPGVLDELARRVKARVPELVGVVQNINPRRTNVILGRENRLVWGRDWIEERVGHLRLRLYATAFFQVNTEQAGVLYGEVRERIRAYQEERGRTLPSGRLLDLYCGVGGIGLSAADLVGEVVGVEEVKDAVADAQANASLNGIPNARFVAGLVEEVLPQEAAAAAASGEPLMVVVDPPRKGLDVRVVETLAKTPPDLFVYVSCSPATMARDLRQFMEKAAAQGARYRWGPVQPVDMFPHTAHVEAVTHLIRVKG from the coding sequence TTGACGCAGCCGGGCGCCGCCGCCCCGGCCGGCGCGCCCCGGGAGGGGCAGCGCACCCAACTGGACGTGGAGGGCCTCGATCCCAACGGCGACGGCGTGGCGCGCACCGCCGACAACTTCGTGGTGTTCGTAGAAGGCGGCCTGCCGGGGGACCGGGTCGAGGCCGAGATCACGCACCGTGCCCGCCGTTTCGCCAGGGCGCGCCTTTCAAGGCTGGTGCGGCCCTCGCCGCACCGGGTCGCCGTGCCGTGCGCGGTAGCCGAGGAGTGCGGCGGCTGCCCGCTGATGGGGCTCGCCTACCCGGCCCAACTCGATGCCAGGCGGAAGCTCGTGGTGGATGCCCTGGAGCGCATCGGCGGTGTACGCGAGGCCGCGGGCCTGGTCCGGCCGGTCCGGGGCATGGCGCGCCCGTGGGAGTATCGAAACAAGGCGCAGTACCCGGTGGCGAGGGATGCATCGGGGCGCCTTGCCATCGGCTTTTACCGCCGCCGCAGCCACGAGGTGGTGCCGGCCCTCGACTGCCGGGTGCAGCACCCCACGAACGTACGCCTGGCCGCCGCAGCCCGGGACGCCCTGGAGGAGCTTGGCCTTGCGCCCTACGACGAGTCCACGGGCCGCGGCCTGGTGCGCCATGTCACGGCAAGGGTCAGCCGCGCCACCGGCGAGGGGCTCCTGGTGGTCGTGACCGCGGGCGAGCCGCTGCCGGCGCCAGGCGTACTTGATGAACTGGCGCGCCGGGTGAAGGCTCGGGTGCCCGAGCTGGTGGGCGTTGTGCAGAACATCAACCCCCGGCGCACCAACGTCATCCTGGGACGTGAGAACCGCCTGGTGTGGGGCCGGGACTGGATCGAGGAACGCGTCGGCCACTTGCGCCTGAGGCTTTACGCGACGGCCTTCTTCCAGGTCAACACCGAACAGGCCGGGGTGCTGTACGGCGAGGTGCGGGAGCGGATCCGGGCTTACCAGGAGGAGCGGGGCCGGACGCTCCCGTCCGGCCGGCTGCTCGACCTATACTGCGGCGTGGGAGGCATCGGGCTTTCGGCCGCCGACCTGGTTGGAGAGGTGGTAGGGGTCGAAGAGGTGAAGGACGCGGTGGCCGACGCGCAGGCCAACGCCTCGCTCAATGGTATCCCCAACGCCCGTTTCGTGGCGGGTCTGGTCGAGGAGGTACTGCCGCAGGAGGCGGCCGCAGCGGCGGCGTCCGGTGAACCCCTGATGGTGGTGGTCGATCCGCCGCGCAAAGGGCTCGATGTGCGGGTCGTCGAAACGCTGGCGAAGACGCCCCCGGACCTTTTCGTGTACGTTTCCTGCAGCCCGGCGACGATGGCGCGGGATCTCCGCCAGTTCATGGAGAAGGCGGCGGCGCAGGGCGCGCGTTACCGGTGGGGGCCGGTACAGCCGGTGGACATGTTTCCCCACACGGCGCACGTCGAGGCAGTGACACACCTGATCCGGGTGAAAGGGTGA
- a CDS encoding M23 family metallopeptidase codes for MRKTGSPPGGGRSARTARKAGVLLNAAACAALVGALTGLAAAGAVKASAPAAAHPGAPAQAGAVRVGPAEVEPGEFLRVLAQGSPRELSGEFGGTAFRFYEGPGGQAVALLSASYDLEPGRYWVVVRTPSGEVGRQAVVVRPRAFPVQRLRVSASKEALVRSEDPQLVARRRREAEEVREARSDPSQRPLWDGPFIWPLQGPIRITSEYGLIREVNGRVTGRHSGLDLAAPEGTPVRAANGGRVVLARDHLVTGNTVILDHGWGLFTSYLHLSAILVREGQVVRKGEVIGRVGATGLSTGPHLHWAAWLPDGFIDPRVLTKGPLWPPDFASAGI; via the coding sequence GTGAGGAAGACGGGGAGTCCGCCGGGTGGAGGGCGCTCGGCGCGCACGGCGAGGAAGGCTGGGGTTCTCCTGAATGCCGCAGCGTGCGCCGCCCTGGTGGGAGCGCTCACCGGGCTCGCCGCGGCCGGGGCCGTGAAAGCGTCTGCCCCCGCCGCAGCACACCCGGGTGCCCCCGCCCAGGCCGGCGCCGTGCGGGTGGGGCCGGCCGAGGTGGAGCCCGGGGAGTTTCTCCGGGTGCTGGCGCAGGGATCGCCCCGGGAGTTATCGGGAGAGTTCGGCGGGACGGCCTTCCGGTTCTACGAGGGCCCGGGCGGGCAGGCCGTGGCGCTGTTGTCGGCCTCCTACGACCTGGAGCCGGGGCGGTACTGGGTGGTGGTTCGAACGCCTTCCGGGGAGGTCGGCCGCCAGGCGGTCGTGGTGCGGCCGCGGGCGTTCCCCGTCCAGCGCCTGAGGGTTTCGGCGTCCAAGGAGGCTCTCGTCAGGTCCGAGGACCCGCAACTCGTGGCACGGCGGCGGCGGGAGGCGGAGGAGGTGCGCGAGGCCCGCTCCGACCCGAGTCAGCGGCCGCTCTGGGATGGCCCGTTCATCTGGCCCCTCCAGGGCCCCATCCGCATCACGAGCGAATACGGTCTGATCCGGGAGGTGAACGGCCGCGTCACGGGCCGCCACTCCGGGCTTGACCTCGCGGCGCCGGAAGGAACGCCGGTTCGGGCTGCCAACGGCGGGCGGGTCGTGCTGGCACGCGACCACCTGGTCACTGGCAACACCGTCATCCTTGACCACGGGTGGGGGCTGTTCACGTCGTACCTGCACCTGTCGGCCATTCTGGTCCGGGAGGGCCAGGTGGTGCGAAAGGGCGAGGTCATCGGAAGGGTAGGGGCCACCGGCCTGAGTACCGGGCCTCACCTGCACTGGGCCGCGTGGCTTCCCGACGGCTTCATCGACCCCAGGGTGCTCACGAAGGGGCCGCTGTGGCCTCCAGACTTCGCCTCGGCTGGGATTTAG